A single region of the Lotus japonicus ecotype B-129 chromosome 4, LjGifu_v1.2 genome encodes:
- the LOC130714040 gene encoding inositol transporter 4-like, translating into MEGGPQAASKTEFTECWNKATGSPYIMRLALSAGIGGLLFGYDTGVISGALLYIREEFEVVDKKTWLQETIVSMAVAGAIFGAAFGGWMSDKLGRKKSILTADVLFFAGAVIMAAAPAPWVIIIGRILVGLGVGMASMTAPLYISEASPASIRGALVCINGLLITGGQFLAYLINLAFTKAPGTWRWMLGVAGVPALVQFILMLYLPESPRWLYRKGKEEETREILSKIYDPSEVENEMAAMQESMKIEMEEESLVGKTFSEKLKGALNNVVVRRALYAGITVQVAQQFVGINTVMYYSPTIVQFAGIASNSTALALSLITSGMNALGSIVSMLFIDRYGRRRLMLVSMIGIILCLVLLSITFYVAAHHSPAVNNQDTLIFGGNSTCQAYTKAPNFSSWSCMQCLQADCAFCANGKSEFLPGACLAADKSVRGVCRAQKRIWFSEGCPSKIGLLAVVLLGVYIMAYSPGMGSVPWVLNSEIYPLRFRGLGGGIAAVSNWCANLIVSESFLSLTKALGSAGTFLLFAGFSTISLVAIYALVPETKGLQFEEVEKMLQKGFRPAPFNKKQGGNKKIENEGYP; encoded by the exons ATGGAAGGGGGTCCCCAAGCTGCAAGCAAGACCGAATTCACAGAATGTTGGAACAAAGCAACTGGGTCACCTTACATTATGCGCCTTGCTTTATCTGCTGGCATTGGAGGTCTCTTATTTGGCTATGACACAG GTGTGATTTCTGGAGCATTGTTATACATCCGTGAGGAGTTTGAGGTAGTTGACAAGAAAACATGGCTTCAG GAAACCATTGTAAGCATGGCTGTTGCAGGAGCTATTTTTGGTGCTGCATTTGGAGGGTGGATGAGTGACAAGCTAGGGAGAAAGAAGTCGATTTTAACCGCTGATGTTTTATTCTTTGCTGGTGCAGTGATTATGGCTGCTGCTCCAGCTCCCTGGGTCATCATCATTGGAAGAATTTTGGTTGGTTTGGGAGTTGGCATGGCATCCATGACTGCCCCTCTATACATCTCAGAAGCTTCCCCTGCAAGCATCAGAGGAGCTCTTGTCTGTATCAATGGCTTGCTCATCACAGGTGGCCAATTTTTGGCCTACCTCATCAATTTGGCATTCACCAAG GCACCTGGAACATGGCGATGGATGCTTGGGGTGGCTGGAGTTCCAGCTTTGGTTCAGTTCATATTAATGTTGTACCTCCCTGAGTCACCTAGATGGCTCTACAGGAAG GGCAAGGAAGAGGAGACAAGGGAAATCCTGTCAAAAATCTATGACCCCAGTGAAGTTGAAAACGAGATGGCAGCCATGCAAGAATCCATGAAAATTGAGATGGAAGAGGAAAGCTTGGTGGGGAAAACTTTTTCTGAGAAATTAAAAGGTGCTTTGAATAATGTCGTAGTTCGAAGAGCACTCTATGCGGGCATTACTGTTCAAGTTGCTCAGCAATTTGTGGGTATCAACACTGTCATGTATTACAGCCCGACTATTGTTCAGTTTGCCGGCATTGCTTCTAACTCCACAGCTCTTGCACTCTCTCTAATTACATCTGGTATGAATGCTCTTGGCTCTATCGTGAGCATGCTTTTCATTGATAGATATGGAAGGAGAAGATTGATGCTCGTCTCCATGATTGGAATCATCCTCTGCCTTGTACTCTTGAGTATTACATTTTATGTGGCAGCTCACCATTCTCCTGCAGTTAATAACCAAGACACCCTCATTTTTGGTGGGAACTCTACATGCCAGGCTTACACAAAGGCCCCAAATTTCTCTTCGTGGAGCTGTATGCAGTGTTTGCAAGCAGATTGTGCCTTCTGTGCCAACGGCAAGAGTGAA TTTCTTCCGGGAGCATGCTTGGCTGCAGACAAGAGTGTAAGAGGTGTGTGCCGCGCACAAAAAAGAATATGGTTTTCTGAGGGTTGTCCAAGCAAAATTGGACTCTTAGCAGTTGTACTCCTTGGAGTGTACATCATGGCGTACTCTCCTGGAATGGGATCTGTGCCTTGGGTTCTGAACTCTGAGATATACCCTTTGAGATTCAGAGGTCTGGGTGGAGGTATAGCTGCAGTTTCCAACTGGTGTGCTAATCTCATCGTAAGTGAGTCATTCTTAAGCCTCACCAAGGCTTTAGGCTCTGCAGGCACATTCCTCCTCTTTGCAGGGTTCTCTACCATTTCCCTTGTAGCCATATATGCATTAGTTCCTGAAACCAAAGGCCTTCAGTTTGAGGAGGTAGAGAAGATGCTCCAAAAAGGTTTCAGACCTGCCCCATTTAACAAGAAACAGGGGGGTAACAAGAAGATAGAAAATGAAGGCTATCCTTAG
- the LOC130714288 gene encoding cytochrome b561 and DOMON domain-containing protein At5g47530-like — protein MFMVTMLNLKLVLALSILSSVLLTTSLAQTCKTQTFSTNKVFTTCRDLPELTSYLHWTYDQATGNLDIAYRHTGITSTNRWVAWAINPNNKLNPAMVGAQALVAIPQSSDGSPRAYTSSIASTNTQLQEGTISYPVSGLSAEYQNNEVTIFATLTLPNGTTSLVHVWQDGTLSGSTPQEHIHTSPHANSKETLDLVSGTTQAASTGNSRAKRRNTHGVLNAVSWGILMPTGAIIARYLKVFKSADPAWFYLHITCQASAYIVGVAGWGMGLKLGSDSKGVDYDTHRTLGIILFCFGTLQVFALFLRLNKDHKHRFYWNIYHHLIGYSTIIISIINVFKGFDTLENYVGDRYDNWKNAYIGIIAALGGIAVLLEAYTWIIVLKRRQSESKTSHGINGAHGANPQQV, from the exons ATGTTCATGGTTACCATGTTGAACTTGAAGCTGGTGTTGGCCTTGTCTATTCTGAGTTCTGTGCTTCTGACAACATCCTTAGCACAAACATGTAAAACACAAACCTTCTCCACCAACAAGGTGTTTACAACATGTCGTGATCTTCCTGAATTAACCTCGTACCTCCACTGGACTTATGATCAGGCCACTGGGAACCTGGACATAGCATACAGACACACAGGAATCACATCAACAAACAGGTGGGTCGCTTGGGCTATCAACCCAAACAACAAGCTTAACCCTGCCATGGTTGGAGCTCAGGCTTTGGTGGCCATTCCACAATCCAGTGATGGAAGCCCACGGGCCTACACTTCATCCATCGCCAGTACCAACACTCAGTTGCAAGAAGGTACCATCAGTTACCCTGTTTCTGGCTTGAGTGCTGAGTACCAGAATAATGAGGTGACCATTTTTGCTACTCTCacccttccaaatggaaccacTTCCTTGGTCCATGTTTGGCAAGATGGTACTCTCTCTGGTTCCACTCCTCAAGAGCATATCCACACTTCTCCCCACGCAAATTCTAAGGAAACCTTGGATCTTGTTTCTGGTACTACTCAGGCAGCCTCAACTGGAAATTCACGTGCAAAAAGAAGAAAT ACCCATGGAGTGTTAAATGCAGTGAGCTGGGGCATTTTGATGCCCACAGGTGCTATAATTGCGAGATACTTGAAGGTGTTCAAATCTGCAGACCCTGCTTGGTTTTATCTTCATATCACCTGCCAAGCCTCTGCATATATAGTAGGCGTTGCTGGATGGGGTATGGGTCTCAAACTCGGCAGTGACTCGAAGGGTGTTGATTATGACACTCATAGAACACTTGGTATTATCCTCTTCTGCTTTGGAACTCTTCAG GTGTTTGCTCTGTTCTTGAGGCTTAACAAAGATCATAAGCACAGATTCTACTGGAATATCTACCACCACTTGATCGGTTACTCTACCATAATCATAAGCATCATCAACGTCTTCAAAGGGTTCGACACGTTGGAAAATTACGTTGGAGACCGCTATGATAACTGGAAGAATGCGTACATTGGCATCATTGCAGCTTTGGGTGGCATTGCCGTCCTTTTGGAAGCTTATACATGGATCATAGTGCTGAAGAGGAGGCAATCAGAGAGCAAGACTTCACATGGCATCAATGGAGCACATGGTGCTAATCCACAGCAGGTGTAG
- the LOC130714290 gene encoding inositol-phosphate phosphatase-like — protein MADNDSISQYLASAVDAAQKAGDVIRKGFYETKHVQLKGQVDLVTETDKACEDLIFNHLKQLYPAHKFIGEETSAAFGTTELTDEPTWIVDPVDGTTNFVHGYPFVCVSIGLTIGKIPTIGVVYNPIMNELFTGIRGKGAFLNGDPIKVSSQSELINSLLAFESGAKCDKLTVDTFTNRVNSLLSKVRSIRVPGSCALNLCGIACGRLDVHVQFDFGGPWDVTGGAVIVTEAGGVVFDPSGADFDITAQRVAASNPFLKDALVDALRQTE, from the exons ATGGCTGATAATG ATTCTATATCCCAATACCTCGCATCTGCAGTCGATGCTGCTCAGAAAGCTGGTGAT GTTATTCGAAAAGGTTTCTATGAGACTAAGCATGTTCAGCTCAAGGGACAGGTTGATTTGGTCACTGAAACTGATAAAGCATGTGAAGACCTCATATTTAATCACCTCAAGCAACTTTACCCTGCTCATAag TTCATTGGTGAAGAAACCTCAGCTGCTTTTGGCACTACAGAACTTACAGATGAACCCACATGGATAGTTGATCCTGTGGATGGAACTACAAATTTTGTTCATGG GTACCCCTTTGTTTGTGTATCCATTGGTCTTACAATTGGAAAAATTCCTACAATTGGTGTTGTTTACAACCCAATAATGAATGAG CTTTTCACTGGAATTCGCGGAAAgggtgcttttctgaatggagACCCTATAAAAG TATCATCACAAAGTGAACTAATCAACTCTCTTCTTGCATTTGAG TCTGGAGCAAAGTGCGATAAGTTAACCGTAGATACCTTTACAAACAGGGTTAATAGCTTGCTTTCCAAG GTGAGATCCATTCGAGTGCCTGGCTCTTGTGCATTGAACCTTTGTGGAATTGCATGTGGAAGGCTGGATGTACACGTTCAATTTGACTTTGGAGGTCCTTG GGATGTTACAGGTGGTGCTGTCATTGTTACAGAAGCTGGAGGCGTTGTATTTGATCC GTCTGGTGCAGATTTTGACATCACAGCTCAGCGAGTAGCAGCTTCCAACCCTTTCTTGAAGGATGCCCTTGTTGATGCTCTGCGCCAAACTGAGTGA
- the LOC130714289 gene encoding putative MO25-like protein At5g47540, giving the protein MKTLFKTKPRTPSELVRHTRDLLRLLQQTKLDDKQMPELNRNIRDIKTILYGNNESEPVPEACAQLTEEFFKGDTLQLIVQCLPNLNLEARKDATQVVANLQRQQVQFKLIAADYLEKNMDIMDVLITGYENTDMALHYGAMLRECIRHQIVAKYVLDSPHIKRFFDYIQFPNFDIAADAAATFKELMTRHKSTVAEFLSKNFEWYFDEYNSKLLESSNYITRRQAVKLLADMLLERSNSAVMTRYVSSRENLRILMNLLRESSKSIQIEAFHVFKLFAANQNKPADIISILVTNRSKLLRLLGDLKIEKEDEPFEADKAQVMKEIAALEPKSDP; this is encoded by the exons ATGAAGACCCTCTTCAAAACCAAGCCCCGCACCCCTTCTGAATTGGTTCGTCATACCAGAGATCTTCTTCGACTCCTTCAACAAACCAAGCTCGATGACAAG CAAATGCCCGAGTTGAATAGAAATATCAGGGACATAAAGACAATTCTTTATGGAAATAATGAATCTGAACCCGTCCCTGAAGCTTGTGCGCAATTGACTGAGGAGTTCTTTAAGGGAGACACCTTGCAACTCATCGTTCAATGTCTTCCAAATTTGAACTTGGAG GCCAGAAAAGATGCCACTCAAGTTGTGGCAAATTTACAGAGGCAACAAGTTCAGTTCAAGCTGATTGCGGCTGATTACTTGGAGAAAAATATGGATATTATGGATGTTTTGATAACCGG CTATGAAAACACAGACATGGCTTTACACTATGGTGCAATGTTGAGGGAGTGCATAAGACACCAGATTGTTGCAAA ATATGTTCTGGACTCTCCGCATATAAAGAGGTTTTTTGACTACATACAATTTCCAAATTTCGACATTGCTGCAGATGCCGCAGCAACTTTTAAg GAACTCATGACTAGACATAAATCTACTGTAGCTGAATTCCTTTCTAAGAATTTTGAATGG TATTTTGATGAATATAACTCTAAGCTGTTGGAATCTTCCAACTATATTACAAGGCGCCAAGCTGTCAAG TTATTGGCAGATATGTTACTTGAGCGCTCAAATTCAGCGGTAATGACTCGTTATGTCAGCTCAAGAGAAAACTTACGGATTCTAATGAATCTTCTGAGA GAATCTAGCAAAAGCATACAAATAGAAGCATTTCATGTTTTCAAG CTATTTGCTGCGAACCAAAATAAACCAGCCGACATCATAAGCATACTTGTTACAAATAGAAGCAAGCTTCTAAGACTACTGGGTGACTTAAAAATCGAGAAAG AGGATGAACCATTTGAAGCTGACAAAGCTCAAGTTATGAAGGAAATTGCTGCCCTTGAACCTAAGAGCGACCCTTAA